The following is a genomic window from Candidatus Thermoplasmatota archaeon.
ATCACGTCTCCCTGTCCCGCAACGCAACCCCCCATAGTCGCCCGGTAGGGCGCGACGAAGCCCATGATCGCTGGCAGCGAGGATTTGAACTCTCCCGCCAGGAACACCCTCTCCTCGGGCACGAAGACGTCCTCGAAGAGTATGTAGGACTGGGTGATTCCGCACTCGACCGGATTGTCGAAACCATCCTCCAGCTCCCTCCTGTCTCCTGGATGGGTGGTCTCCACGCACCTGATGCCTTCAGCATCTCTCGGGATCGCAAAGGAGATCGCGTAATCCTTGTCCGCTTCCCTGTACGCCGTGCCAGGCATCACGAAGATCTCGTTCGCCGCAGCGACACCGCAGATCATTATCTTCGCCCCGCGGACGACGATTCCATCATCCCTCCTCTCCACCATTCTGAGGCTCATATCAGGGTCATCCTGTTCAGAGGGTCTGAGCGTCCTGTTCCCCTTCGGGTCCGTGAGTGCGACGGACATCGTTATGTCGTTTCTCTGGGCCTGAGCCAGCCATTCCTTCAGTCGTTCGTGATAGTCCGTCCCCGCCTTCGCATCGAGGTCGAACGTCGTGGGCCACATCGCGTTTATCCCGTTCCAGCCCCCGCATCTGCCTCCGGTGCAAGTCCCAGTCACGTTGAAGAGGAGTCGCTTGATCTTCGTGTTCGCGATCATGTCCTCCGCGCTACTCATTATGGACAGATACCGTGAGACCTTCTCTCCAGTGAGAGGGGAGTCAGTCGTCAGGATATCCTCGTACTCCGCGTCCATCGCCAAGGCGTAGATCCGGGAATGGCTCTCCACTGTTCTCTTTGTCGCGGGATGGGTTGTGACATCCTCGATGAGTTCCCCGAACTTGTGGACGTTCGGTCTCATTTCCTTGAGGCTCCTCCTGTACTCTTCTGGACTCTTGAGCATGATTCACACTCTCGGCGGAACAAAGGCGGGTCGGCATTATAAACCTGCCCGCCAACATGTCCGATGCTGGGGGCGAAAAGTATATGAAAGGAGGCCCGTAATCGATGCCCGATGATAATCGCACATATCTCGGACCTCCATTGCGGAAGAAGCTGGATGTTCAAGGAGGACTTCCTCGAGAAGGCCGTCAAGCTCGTGAAGAAGCTCGATCCCGATCTGACCATCGTCACCGGAGACCTCACGGACTGGGGTCTGAAGAGCGAGTTCGAGCAAGCGCTTCATTATCTCGACATGCTGAACGAGCCTTGGTACACCGTCCCAGGGAACCACGATGCGCGGCACGAGGGTTTCAAGGTCTTCGAGAGTCTGTGGAAGAGGCCCTCCAGATTGTTCGTTCAGGAGCACGATAACCTCCTCCTGGCAGGGATGGACAGCTCCGAGCCCGACATCGATGAAGGGCACGTTGGGAGAGATCAGACAGAGTGGCTTGGAAAGCAGCTGGATAACGCCCAATCGGAGTGCCTGCCCATTGTGTTCCTTCACCACCACCTCGTTCCGGTGCCAAACACTGGAAGGGAGCGGAATGTCCTCGTGGACTCGGGTGAAGTCCTCTTCAAGCTCTTCGAGTACGGAATCCCGCTGGTGCTCACTGGTCACAAGCACACGCCTTGGGTGTGGAACCTGAACGGGCTCATCGTCTCGACCGCGGGAACCGTGTCGTGCGAGCGGACGGCGATTCCGAACTCCTTCAATATCATCGAGATCGACGATGGCAAGGTGATGATAAGCAAGCAGATCCTCGCGGAGGACAAGCGGGAGAAGATATACTCGGGTAAGATATCTCGCCCGTCGATTCCAAGCGGATGAGTGCCTTTCAGTTGGTGAGATATGACCGCCAGAGCCTACGTGACCATCATCCGGCCTGGGAACTGCCTGATTGCGAGCGGAGCGGTCGCAGTGGCTGGATTGGTGGCCGTCGGTTATTCTGTCCTCGAACATGCTGCACTCGTCAACCTCGCACTGGCCTGCTGTGCGGTGTTCCTGTTCGTGGGGGCGGGAAACACCCTGAACGACTATTACGACTATGACGTGGACAAGGTCAACCATCCTGACCGACCGATCCCTTCCGGTCTCATTGCGCGGGGCAACGCGCTGACTCTCGCAGTCATTCTTTTCATTCCCACGTTCCTACTTGGGCTACTCATCAGTTTCGAATCGCTTGCCGTCGTGTCAATCAGCGCAGTAGTGATAATCAGCTACGAGAGAAAGACGAAAAGGAAGGGCTTTCTCGGTAACCTGCAGATCAGCTGGCTCGTCGGGGGCCTCTTTCTCTTCGGAGGCATTGCGGTCTACGACAATGAGGCCGAAGCGCTCCTGAGGG
Proteins encoded in this region:
- a CDS encoding metallophosphoesterase; amino-acid sequence: MIIAHISDLHCGRSWMFKEDFLEKAVKLVKKLDPDLTIVTGDLTDWGLKSEFEQALHYLDMLNEPWYTVPGNHDARHEGFKVFESLWKRPSRLFVQEHDNLLLAGMDSSEPDIDEGHVGRDQTEWLGKQLDNAQSECLPIVFLHHHLVPVPNTGRERNVLVDSGEVLFKLFEYGIPLVLTGHKHTPWVWNLNGLIVSTAGTVSCERTAIPNSFNIIEIDDGKVMISKQILAEDKREKIYSGKISRPSIPSG
- a CDS encoding UbiA family prenyltransferase; the protein is MTARAYVTIIRPGNCLIASGAVAVAGLVAVGYSVLEHAALVNLALACCAVFLFVGAGNTLNDYYDYDVDKVNHPDRPIPSGLIARGNALTLAVILFIPTFLLGLLISFESLAVVSISAVVIISYERKTKRKGFLGNLQISWLVGGLFLFGGIAVYDNEAEALLRVTALAALAFLSTLGREITKDIEDLRGDRDRTTLPMSLGLGRSANLARLFYAIAIVLSLVLFFMGTFGLSYLGLVLVADTVFIASMAYMTGNPSLSSNLSKAAMVLALTAFLFGGLGVGI
- a CDS encoding 4-hydroxyphenylacetate 3-hydroxylase, with the protein product MLKSPEEYRRSLKEMRPNVHKFGELIEDVTTHPATKRTVESHSRIYALAMDAEYEDILTTDSPLTGEKVSRYLSIMSSAEDMIANTKIKRLLFNVTGTCTGGRCGGWNGINAMWPTTFDLDAKAGTDYHERLKEWLAQAQRNDITMSVALTDPKGNRTLRPSEQDDPDMSLRMVERRDDGIVVRGAKIMICGVAAANEIFVMPGTAYREADKDYAISFAIPRDAEGIRCVETTHPGDRRELEDGFDNPVECGITQSYILFEDVFVPEERVFLAGEFKSSLPAIMGFVAPYRATMGGCVAGQGDVMVGASILIAWANGLSEKVFREKLTQMVANNETTFGMGVAAAVMGEAHPSGSWRTDQLIANVNKLHIATLPYETKRLAQEIGGGIAETGCMPSYADMTDPDYGEVVKKYLKAAAPAVARVKVARLIEWLTLGAGVPGCMHGGGSPDGARLIIQRIAEFDRCIGMAMELAGLEEGDISPPEKN